The region ATTGCTGAACAAACTGCGACCGTGACCGTCCAGCTCCACCCAAACCTCGTCCCCAGGCTGCAGCTGCAAGACAGCGCTGTTACTGCTGGACTGGAACTGGGATTGTCCGCCGTTGTGCTCGTGCAGACTCACCATCTTTGCACCATTCTTCATCAGACGGATGTAATAGCTGGTGTTGGCTAAATTCGGTGTCTTACCAGTAAACGTGAAGAAGTAGACGCCTCCGACTGTAGGCACGAACTTCCCCGTCTCCTGGCTGTAGGCCCCGCCCACGTTGCTAAGGACGACGTCATACGTAACTACCGTGTGGGACGAAGGCTTCTCAAGGCTGGTCGTTCTTCCCACGGAAAACGCCACGGCAGGTGGAGCAGGTGGTCTGGTACCAGGTGCTCCCTTCTCACCTGCCGGTCCCTGTTCACCTTTGTATCCCTTCTCACCTCTCGGTCCGACCGGACCCAGCTTACCTGGCGCACCGCTCACGCCCTTCTCACCTGGCGTTCCGCCATGGCCTGAAAATCGTTAAACAGCAAATCAATGGCGGATCGGCAGATTTGCTGTCACAACCGTTTAACTAATGCTTCTAAGAAATTGTTATCGGTAGTTTCAAGGGTACAAAACGCGGTAAATCAatcattttcttcaataaagttcaaGATGTATTATCTCAGCCTTAACTTTCCAGTTTTAACTTGTTAACTACGTACCTCTGTGTCCCATGTCCCCTTTAGGCCCGACAGGCCCGGGCGCGGCCACCACCGTGATGTTCTGGTTGTTGTAGAACTGTTTGGAACAGGAACCCTCGTCTTCCTTTTCCTCTTCGGCAAGGGTCTGGATCATCAATGTGCCGAGAAGAACGAGAACAGCAACCAGCAGTCCTGTCTGAGCCATTTTCAtgtgtttcaacagcaaaaacGTGTCGGTTCCTCTTGTAGCGAGAGTTAGAACTGTCTGGACTGGTTCAACAGTATTCTGCGATACTCACGCACCTTGGTAACTCATGTTTGTCGAGTCATTGGGATTGGTTACTtgaaaatgtgttcaagataAATCAGAAGAAAAATGGCTGAATAAAGCCATTAAACTTTCTGTCAATAATTCGATATTGAATGATAAGCGCTTTATTTAATtaattttttaatattttggTCATTGGTTTTGGAAACAACATGCGGTTGCTTGGATATTTGTCGAGACATAAAAAGTGCAAATATCTGCTAACCAATTTTTTTATGAATTGTCACGTTCTCCTGACATCATGGTTTCTTGACACTACAACACCTGCCGTGCCATTGGCCGACTTCCAAAAATCATTCAGCTTAAACTTCGACAGTACGGATGATTAGCGATAGTTTTAATACAAAAACGGGATGTTGAGATTTAGTCGTAAAAACAGACAATGGAACCAAGCAACTAACATCAACACATTTTAATTCACTACAGAAAATAATTGGTACATCCGGTCTGCAGACAAAGGACGAGCTATACGATTCTCAAACAACAAGTTACGCAACAAATATTCCGGACCGTATGGTAACTGTTACACAACATCAATGTTCCTACGTTTGTAACGCAAATATCTCTACTTCTGAAGTACCTCAACATCTCAAATCAAAGTGTGTATGATTCAAATTCTGAACGCTTTTCTATGAACTCAAACAGCGTGGATGAGGAACCCACTAAACGTGAGGTACCTGCCGCTATCACTGTACAAACTGTGACCGCTGTGCAGCTCCACCCAAACCTCGTCCCCAGGCTGcagctgcaagatggcgctGTTACTGCTGGACTGGTAATGGGCTTGTCCACCGTTGCCTTCATACAGACGGACCATCTTTTCAGCATTCTTCATTAGATGGATGTAATAGTTGGTGTTGGCTACATTCGGTGTCATACCAGTAAACATGAAGAAGAAGACGCCTCCGACTGCGGCCACAAACGTCCCCGTCTGCTGGTTGTAGGCCCCGCCCACGTTGCTAAGGACGACGTCATACGTCACCACCGTGGGAGACGAAGACTTCTCAAGGCTGGTCGTTCTCGCCACGGAAAACGCCACGACAGGTGGAGCAGGTGGGCTGGTGCCAGGTGCTCCCTTCTCACCTGCTGGTCCCTGTTCACCTTTGTCTCCCTTCTCACCTCTCGGTCCGACCGGACCCAGCTTACCTGGCGCACCCCTCACGCCCTTCTCACCTGGCGATCCGCCATGGCCTGAAAATCTTAAACAGCAAATCAATGTAGGATCGGCAGATTTGCTGTCACAACCGTTTAACTAATGGTTGTAAGAAATTGAGATTGCTAGTTTCAAGGCTACAAAATCCCGGTACATCAAGCATTATCTTCAATAAAATCAAAGATACACTACTATCTCAGCCAAAACCTTCAGACATGCCAGTTTTAACTTGTTAACTACGTACCTCTGTGTCCCATGTCCCCTTTAGGCCCGACAGGCCCGGGCGCGGCCACCACCGTGATGTTCTGGTTGTTGTTGAACTGTTTGGAACAGGAACCCTCGTCTTCCTTCTCCTCTTCGGCAAGGGTCTGGATCATCAATGTGCCGAGAAGAACGAGAACAGCAACCAGCAATTTCGTTTGAGCCATTTTTACGTGTTATAAGATTCAAAATGTGCCGATACCGCTTGTGGTGAGGGTGACAGTTGTCTGGACCGATTCACAGGAGTTGCTCTGATGTTTACTACCAACGATGGTAACTAATCAGTatgctactactactattgtTTGCCGTGGAATAGAGTCAATGCTCTTGTTTACTTGAGTACGCGTTCTGATTGGATAAGGAATATAAAGGCTTTGCCAATGTCTTGTTGAGATGACGTTAGTCaattgtgttattttttttccaactgGCGTGGTGACATCTGTTGCCTGGGTTCATACAATCACCTGTCGAATGCTTGGAGTTAGAGAAGGCTTAATTAGCCGTGTTTTACGAAGCCGTGGTTCGTGTGCACTTGactgtgttacgccgaaggcaCAGCTTCAGATACAGGTCCTAAAGCTTCCTCATACTTAATCGTCTAACACATCTCAAGAGATACAACACGGTCTTCTTGCGTCTTTGCTCCCTCACACGACCAAAGATTTCAGTTCGAAAGGGCGCGGGCAGCAATGTTATGTTCCGGTGTGTGAGGACCTGTATACATACAATGTTGAATGTACCAACAAGAGTACCGCTGTGCAAACTAGTGCCCATAGCGATCATTATTCAGTTCAAGACCTCATGACAGCAACTGACTCGTTGATATTTGCAGGTAATATATCTTAACGCTGGTTGTAGCTAGTGGTTGATTTGAGGGGGGAGCATTGCGACATTAACCGTGCCCTTTGATTGATCTGTTTCGACGGATATAGATGGGCTGGTTTGATTACTAGTCTCTTGACTTGAGCCAAAGAAATATCTATCAGTAGTTGATCAAACTGTGTGGACTGTGAGGATAGGTGACAAAACATGAAACGTCGGTTATCTCCAATATTGACATCATAATTTTCATTACAACTAGTTAACTATTTGGACAAGAAAGCCTTGAACACatttaaaaaacacattttattcaaGCCTACATTTGCAATCAATTGCAGTTGTCAAGACACTAGCTCTAACTCTGTATAACCAAGAACATCACAAAAATACCACGTTACCTACAACATGGAAATATTTTGAGCTTTATTGAAAAACGAAAATAGCTATCTATTTCTATGCAACCAGCAACTTTGGACAACACAGCACTTCTAACACAAAGTCACAAGACCACAAATGTTCTAttctatgtatgtatctatatagctatcACTTTAAACATGCCTCAGACATAACAGAGTGCATTGTTCTCATtgaaaacatgaacattttATTTGAAAAACAGATTCTATTCAAGCCCATATTTGCAATAGAGTTCAGTTGTAAGGTCAATGGCTTTAACTCAATGTAACCAAGAACATCATAAATTCTACATTGACTCCAGGGCCGCAGAGATTCTATTCTACGTATATATAACGCAAACATCTATTACTTAAGGCATGTGTCTTCTAAAAGCAAAGTGCAGTTAAAACATTACAGGACAAATGGTTTTCCTCGATCTTAACCTCAAACAGCGTGAATGAGGAACCCACTAAACGTGAGGTACCTGTCGTCATTACTGTACAAACTGTTATCGTATCCTTTCAGCTCCACCCAAACCTCGTCCCCAGGCTGCAGCTGAAAGATGGCGCTGTTACTGCTTGACTGGTGCTGACGTCGTCCGCCGTTATTCTCATGCAGGTTGACCATCTTCTCTCCGTTTTTCTTCAGACTGATGAAGTAGCTTTCACTAGATGCCCATAGTGACATACCGGTGAACGTGAAGAAGTAGACGCCTCCGACCTCTGCCACAAACTTTCCCGTCTCCTGGTTGTAGGCCCCGCCCACGTTGCTAAGGATGACGTCATACGTAACCACCGTGTCCACCCCAAGACCTACAATTGCAAGGCTGGTGGTTCGCGCCACGGAAAACGCCACGACAGGTGGAACGGCCAGGTTGCCAGGTGCTCCCTTCTCACCTGCTGGTCCCTGTTCACCTTTGTCTCCCTTCTCACCTCTTGGTCCGACCGGACCTATCTCACCCGGAGCTCCTCTCGACCCATTTTCACCTGGCTCACCTTTCTCACCTATAGGACATAGAGAGTGCAAACATTTTAGTACAAAACCAATCAACAAAACCTCATCTCTAATCATACGAAGATTGAGCTCTATACCCATAACACGAGACGGCGAGCAATCGTTGAGCAAATATTGAGCGACCATTAAGTAGTTTGAATGAAGTCCAGTAGTAAGGAAGCGCATAGTGCAAAGATTTTgtgcgtttctgtgtgtgtgtgtgtgtgtgtgtgtgtgtgtgtgtgtgtgtgtgtgtgtgtgtgtgtgtgtgtgtgtgtgaaacgTTTACGTCATGGATCATATTCAATCTATAAAGTCATAGGTCATACAAACCCACTGTTGATCGCTCAACTGCCTCCATCCAGTGGAAGGTGAGTCTTATTAAGAACGATATGATCGCTGGGCAGCAATCCCCACCAGCAGCGTGTAAATCGGACTCGGTATTAGAATCCCCGAATTTTGGGGTTTCACCTTACAACAGAGAAGCGGGCCGCAGGATCGCTTTCCCCCGGCGCAACAGCACGCTACATTATCTCAGAGCTAACGTACCAAACAGCAATGCTACAGTTATCCG is a window of Branchiostoma lanceolatum isolate klBraLanc5 chromosome 8, klBraLanc5.hap2, whole genome shotgun sequence DNA encoding:
- the LOC136440561 gene encoding uncharacterized protein — its product is MAQTKLLVAVLVLLGTLMIQTLAEEEKEDEGSCSKQFNNNQNITVVAAPGPVGPKGDMGHRGHGGSPGEKGVRGAPGKLGPVGPRGEKGDKGEQGPAGEKGAPGTSPPAPPVVAFSVARTTSLEKSSSPTVVTYDVVLSNVGGAYNQQTGTFVAAVGGVFFFMFTGMTPNVANTNYYIHLMKNAEKMVRLYEGNGGQAHYQSSSNSAILQLQPGDEVWVELHSGHSLYSDSGRYLTFSGFLIHATGLSQNTVEPVQTVLTLATRGTDTFLLLKHMKMAQTGLLVAVLVLLGTLMIQTLAEEEKEDEGSCSKQFYNNQNITVVAAPGPVGPKGDMGHRGHGGTPGEKGVSGAPGKLGPVGPRGEKGYKGEQGPAGEKGAPGTRPPAPPAVAFSVGRTTSLEKPSSHTVVTYDVVLSNVGGAYSQETGKFVPTVGGVYFFTFTGKTPNLANTSYYIRLMKNGAKMVSLHEHNGGQSQFQSSSNSAVLQLQPGDEVWVELDGHGRSLFSNGNIYLTFSGFLIHAV
- the LOC136440808 gene encoding complement C1q subcomponent subunit A-like, with the translated sequence MTRERVTRQISPPHLGACPHNSPLPKQLTLPSLQATRIKMVGTSRALLAVAVLTLIGPVVIPTLAEEEVRVEDGSCPKQFYNNQNITVVAPPGAVGPQGDMGPRGEKGEPGENGSRGAPGEIGPVGPRGEKGDKGEQGPAGEKGAPGNLAVPPVVAFSVARTTSLAIVGLGVDTVVTYDVILSNVGGAYNQETGKFVAEVGGVYFFTFTGMSLWASSESYFISLKKNGEKMVNLHENNGGRRQHQSSSNSAIFQLQPGDEVWVELKGYDNSLYSNDDRYLTFSGFLIHAV